The nucleotide sequence CGGCAGCGCCTAATCACTtggcaaatcaaaatcaataatacAATACAAAATACATGAATAATGTCAATGAATGCAAAAATAGAAATATCTAAAATTGAACAGTTATTACCTCCTTACAATCCACAGGAACAGAAGGATATAATCTAAGAGCTTCTGAAAGAGCTGCATGCAAATAATCCATCTTCTTAATCTCCTCAGGCTTGAATCTCAAAGAATCATTAAACACTTCCTTATTAATATCCTCCCTTTGACACACAACCCTGCAAATCTCTTCTAATATTTTCTCCTCAACTTCATGATTCTGATCAACCAACCAGAAAAACCAGCTTAAAGCAACTGAAGAAGTGTCTCTCCCAGCTAATATGAAATTTACACAAATATCCCTCAAAAACTTATCTGAATAAGACTTTCCATTCTCATCCTTAAGCCTCATGAACACAGTTAACAAATCCGATTTTTCCTTATTGTCTTCATTTTGCAAAGaaagttctttctttcttgCCCTTATAACATTCTCAGCAAATTCATCAACTTTTTGTATTGATTTCTTGAGCTTTCTTTCCATACCTAAGTTAAGAAACCTCATAGCCTTCCATACACAAACCGGCATGACAAATCGAAACAAAGTAGCTTCTGTTGCATCCTCAAAAGCTGCAGCAAAGGGAATTTCAGGCAAATGAGGTTGTAAACAACCAGGATCAACACCAAAAGCTATCATACAAACATTATCAAAAGTTAgtctcaacaaaatatcttgaAGATCTATTGCAACATTTTTCTTCAATGATGATTCTAAGACAGGTATGAGCCTATTGTTCACAAGCTCAAAAATTGACTTAATTGTTAACTTCCTAAAATTTGTCGAATGAAACTCGATACTCGCTATTTTCCTTTGTTTCTGCCATGTTTCATTGTCAGCAGCGAAAGTACCGTCTCCGAGTAATTCAGATACTATGTCTCTGAAGTAGTTTCCTTTAGGGAAATTACTAAACTTTGTTTTGAGAAGATGTTCTAAATTTTGAGGTTCCGAGGTTACAACATAGTTGAGGCTAGTGAACCATGGCCCTCTGAATCTACATGTTCCATTATGATGTTTAAGAATGTCAGTGATCCATTCATACAGGTTGGTTTTGAGTCCTTTGATTAAATAAGGCAGCATTCCGAAAATAGGCCAATTGGGTAGGCCACGATGTTTTTTCGATCTTAAAGAACGAATGAATATGAAAACAATGGCTGCAATAATAATCTCAGTGATTTGGATATTTTTCAAGAGGAAGATGATGTGAGAAAACAAGATTTCTGTGGCTGCAGCCATGTTTGAAGTGTAGCATGAAGATGTGAGGTTGAAGTTGAAAGTGTTAGTTTTGGTCATGATTAAAGTACCTTGTAATTGAACTGTggttttagttttgttttttggggACTTTGAGAATGTTTTGATTGTTGGGATTTGAGAATAGAATTCTTGGTACAATATTGGTTTCAGTGTGAAATAGGAAATATAAACGTGATGACATAATTTGTGGTATGATGATGAATAGGAGAGGAGGATGTGATTGTGACTTGACTAAGAAGCAACAAATTTGTACAATTTTTTGTATGATGATAAATAGGAGAGCAACAAATTTGTACAACTTTTTGTATGATGATGAATAGAAatttggacaattttttttcgaCGTGGTATAGTGGCTAGATTTATGGAGATTCAAACTTTGATCATGCAGATGTTTATTTTACGATTTtaataaacattaattattattttttacaagaaaCCACATAAGTCATTCAAAATGACAATAGTCACCGAACTTCGATCATGTTATTCAACCCAACGTATTCAGCATTTTTGTCAACTGAACTAGGATTTACGaacttaatgtttttttttctatcaattatttattaccCTCTTCTTccaattctattaatttttttcattgattaatgaaaaataattttataaagtaactcataatttctcattCTCTTTCCAATTTCCTTAAATTGACTCTAAACATTGACACCAATTTTGTTTGTGAACCATCTAAATTTGTCCATGAGAATATATACAGCAAAATTTTCTTAACTTGGTGTCACTTCTAGTGCACATTTAAGTCACAAGAGTGCTTAATAGCATGAGAAGTTATGAATGTGAGAGACATAATTTTCACCTTTACTTCTACGACAGTAAAATACATAAGTTGACCCCTACTTGAGGTTAATAGAAAGGATTTGAATTTTACGGCATGATGAATCAAGATTTAAATTTCTGTTGAAATTTGGGATCTAAATCGACTCTTAAGGtgagaagttttttttaaaaaaacttttattaagagttatatctatccgatgtgggatatgtgttttttcaataatttcaattgggagaagtatatatatttgacGTCAAACGCAACTTAAATAAGATCATTGAAGTTGTTTGAAGTTTGTTTGGAATCTCATATTAATTGGGTTCACATATTGATGTATAAATATGTGTTTGGACACCCCCACTCTTTGAGCTAACTTTTATAATGAgttttaaacttatttaaaatgatattataGTCAAGTTAAGGATTGCAACGTGGGAGATGAACTTAGACTCAAGCTAGACGTGAGAGTGAATATTGAAGTCGTTTGTAGTTTGTTTGAAGTCTCACATTGCTCAGGTTTTTGGGTTGTTGGATGTATAAATGTTTTTGGCACTCTTATCATTTGAGCTATCTTTTAGGATAAGATTCAATCTCATTTAACATGATATCAAAGTCGAGATAACGATTACAATGTGAGAATTGGACTAAGCTACGCACGAGGCTGAGtaatgactattttaaaaaccTACCTACCATTTTGTATAAGCATTTTAAAAATGGGGTACACTTCGGTACTCTGAAGTTTTTTTGGTTCAAGTGCTTAGTAATCACCTCTTAAGttgaataaattagaattttagggtttgaaccccaatCTATGCATAGTACGTTGTCTCTGTCAACTGAGTTATGATCACGATGACAATACAAATCTATTTATGTCGGATGTGTAATGGGACATGTAATATGATAATCATTATCCAATCATTCAATATTATGTCATATGCAGGGTCGGATATTGGGTTGTGCAAACCACTCAATGGAACTTAACCTCCCCAAGCCTTTGGATTCATAGGAACGGCCCTggtcatatatttatattaaaatatttgaaaataaattttgcatATAGAGTACTAGATCAAACTTGAAGATATTCAAGAATTTACCTTTAAAAACATACCTACCATTGATTGTTTACCGTTGGTCCCCCATATGTGGTCACCATATTTCAGATCTAATAGTACTTTGATTTCAGTAAACAGAGAAAGGAACTCAATCATGTGTTGAAGTGGAGTTTTGAGTTTGTTATGGTGTGCCTAATTAGTCTAATTTTGGCCCTATTGTAATAGTCAAATTCATTTTAGTGATGGATTGTATTGTAATTAGGGTGTTTGGCTTTTGTCTTATGTATTTTGACCTGATTTGTAATCTTGGCTAGTACCTATCATCCAATTGAAAATACAACcaatgtaaaaatataaatgtaaatgGTACCATAACCCACCATATATAGCATATCATtctaatgaagaaaaaaaacgtgCATCCCACACAAATAATTTGGCTCCATCTGTTCAGTGTGGCTTGTTGTATcacatgaagaaaaaatttataacCCCCTACCCCACAATTATACCCCTAATTCAACAAAATCCAATTTTGCCTCtagtgtatttttatttttattttttaaaaaaaagataaaacttCTCATACTCCAATTGATTTCAAATGTATTTTAGTAAACTTA is from Medicago truncatula cultivar Jemalong A17 chromosome 1, MtrunA17r5.0-ANR, whole genome shotgun sequence and encodes:
- the LOC25482828 gene encoding cytochrome P450 86B1, which produces MTKTNTFNFNLTSSCYTSNMAAATEILFSHIIFLLKNIQITEIIIAAIVFIFIRSLRSKKHRGLPNWPIFGMLPYLIKGLKTNLYEWITDILKHHNGTCRFRGPWFTSLNYVVTSEPQNLEHLLKTKFSNFPKGNYFRDIVSELLGDGTFAADNETWQKQRKIASIEFHSTNFRKLTIKSIFELVNNRLIPVLESSLKKNVAIDLQDILLRLTFDNVCMIAFGVDPGCLQPHLPEIPFAAAFEDATEATLFRFVMPVCVWKAMRFLNLGMERKLKKSIQKVDEFAENVIRARKKELSLQNEDNKEKSDLLTVFMRLKDENGKSYSDKFLRDICVNFILAGRDTSSVALSWFFWLVDQNHEVEEKILEEICRVVCQREDINKEVFNDSLRFKPEEIKKMDYLHAALSEALRLYPSVPVDCKEVVEDDTFPNGIKLKKGTKVIYAIYSMGRMENIWGKDCLEFKPERWLTEDGHFMSESAYKFTAFNGGPRLCLGKDFAYYQMKYVAANIIFRYHIKVVENHLVVPKLALTLYMKHGLKVNLHRRCDEEIHKYLKVS